Part of the Eshraghiella crossota genome is shown below.
TTTTGCCTGTACTCATATTATATTATGCCTCCGAATCCGGTTACTTTACTACTATGGCTGTAGGTACTCCTCTTGCGCCGTATATGGAAGAAATCTTGTTTTTGATTTCACCGTCATAATAAAGCACTGTGGAACCGCCGCCGTCAAGATTAGCCGCATTAACCGCACCAAAATCCAGCATTACGTTTATAAGGTCATTCATTGATGCACCAAGGCTGTGAGTCTGTCTTCCGTCAATTATGAGCAGTAACACAGCACCATCGGCTCTCTGTCCTATTGCTGTTCGCGGATTAAGTCCGCCGCCCATTCCCGATACCTCAAGGGGTGTTCCGTTAAGGATAAGAAACGGTCCAAAAGAAACCGCATCCCTGATACCGCGGTCAATTGCCTGTTGTCCGGTCATCTGTCCTATTACAAACACATTGTTGTTATCAAATCCTATAAGGTCATAACTTGAATTGACATTTCCGTATTTTAACTGTCCTTCAGACATAACAATTCCAAGAGGAGTTCCTCCGTTTCCCACACCGCCTATATCTTCAAAACCACCTGCATTAATGGCAAGTGTCGCTCCGTATTTATCGCATATGGCGGGCACATTAATTCCTGCTTCTCCTTTATAATCTCCGGAAGTTCCCACAAATACTCTTGACGGATCGGTAACTACTACCATTGTTCCCGCAAATGTAGAGCCCGATACTTCATAAAAAAGCAGTCCGTCTTTTTCAAGATATGGGGTATGTCCGCTTTTATCAAGGTCATCCGTAACAGCATTCTGATTATTTTTTTTATCAAAGACAATGAGTGACGTATCTGTTGTATCGTTTGTATCTGCCACTTTATTCCCTTCTTCAATTTTTCTTATGGTCGATTTGCTGACAACCATATTAGCTAAAAAACCGCCTGCGCTTGATTCTCTTACAGACAATACAAATAAATCCCTTGCTACTTTGGAAGGTCCATGGGTACACACCACCATTATAAGATATATGCATAAAATCATCATTCCCAGGGTTGTTCCTATAACAGCAAATATTCTCCCTATTATAGTTCTGACTTTTTTTGCTGTACCTGTTTTCTTTTTCTTCTTTCTAACAATGCTTTCTTCCATTCTTATTCCTCATTATCTTCCTCTGCTTCTTTTCTAATCCTGTAGAGGTGTTTTTTAATTGTTTCTTCATATCCGTTATCAGACGGATAATAAAAAGTATTTCCCACAACCTCATCGGGAAGATACTGTTGCTTTACATAATGGTTTTTATAATCATGAGCATACAGATAACCTGTCCCCCTGTCAAGTTTTGCCGCATCTTTATAGTGGGCATCCTGCAGATACGGAGGAACCTGTGCAGTCCTATGTTTTGCCACATAATCCATTGCAAGTTCAATTCCGTGATATGCCGTATTGCTCTTAGGTGCTGTTGCAACATAGGTACATGCCTGTGCCAGTATTATCTGTGACTCAGGCATTCCGATTCTTTCCACCGCCAAAAATGCGGATACCGCCACCTGTATCGCACAAGGATCGGCATTGCCCACATCTTCACTGGCACATATACATATTCTTCTTGCTATAAACTTAGGGTCTTCTCCTGCATAAATCATTCTGGCAAGATAATAAAGTGCCGCATCCGGGTCTGACCCTCTCATACTTTTAATAAATGCAGATATGGTATCATAATGATTATCTCCGTCTTTATCATATCTTAAGACTCTTTTTTGTATACATTGCGATGCCACATCCAGAGTTATATGGATAATGCCGTCATTTCCCGCATCTGTTGTCATTATTCCGAGTTCAACGGCATTAAGTGCATTTCTTGCATCTCCATTTGACATATCCGCAAGAAATTCAGCCGCATCATCATCAATTACCGCATTGTAATTACCCATACCTCTCTTGGTATCATAAACGGCTGTTTTGATAATTGACAATATATCTTCCTTTTCTAACGGCTTAAGCTCAAAAACAACAGACCTTGATATCAAAGCCTTATTGACTTCAAAATAAGGATTTTCCGTAGTTGCTCCGATAAGTATAATTGTTCCGTCTTCCACATAAGGAAGAAGGTAATCCTGCTGCCCTTTATTAAAACGGTGTATCTCATCCACAAACAATATGGTCCTCTGACCCATGGAAGCCATGATGTCCTTTGCTCCGTTTACCACATCTTCCATATCCTTTTTTCCTGCAACCGTGGCATTTATCTGCCTGAAACTTGCGCTTGTGGTATTCGCAATAACCTTTGCAAGCGTTGTCTTTCCGGTTCCCGGAGGTCCATAAAATATTATGGAACTTAATTTATCAGCCTTAATGGCTCTGTATAACAGTTTATCTTTTCCGATAATATGCTTCTGGCCCATAACCTCATCAAGCGTTTTAGGTCTCATCCTTGATGCAAGAGGTTCTTCCTTTGTCATATTATTTTCTCTCATATAATCAAACAAATCCATTTTTGTTCACCTCAACACTTAATTATATCATGAAATCAATATTTCATCTACTGTTACAAAAACAAATCCTTTATCCTTAAGTCTGTCAATAATTTCAAGTGCAGCCGCCACAGACGTATCGTATATGTCATGTAAAAGTATAATATCTCCGGATCTTACATTCTTAACTACATCCTCAACTATTCCGCCTACGTCTTTTCTTTTCCAGTCAAGCGGGTCAACATTCCAGAAAACCGGCTGCAAATCCACTTGAAAAAACATATCATTATTCCACTCGCCGCACGGCGGTCTTATATATTTTACCTTTTCACCCGTTATTTCCTCTATAATTTTATTGGTATTGTATATCTCCTCCAGTGCTTTTTCCTGTGGAATCTTTGTTAGAATAACATGGGTATATGTATGATTCCCTATAATGTGGCCCTCATCATGCATCCTTTTAACAATGTCTTCGTGTCCCTTAATATTTTCACCTACAAGAAAAAAAGCAGCCCTTACATTCCTTTCTTTAAGACCGTCCAGAAGCATCATTGTGCTTTCTGCTCCCGGTCCGTCATCAAATGTAACAGCTACTGTTTTTTCATCATATACCGAAACAGATTTCGTTTTAGTTTCCGTTTCTTCATCAATGGTCCCACATACAAAAAGAAATGCTATAAGACACGCAAGTATAAGCAATACCATACAGAATTTTTTCATAATAACCAAAAAATACTTTTTATTAATTTATATGCCGCCTTTTCTGTCATGAGACTTAAAAACTTTCAAAATATCCTCATCATCCAGTGTGTCAACTTCCACATCGTCATCTTCTTTTTCACATTCAAATCGTGCTTTGCGCAGTTCTTCCTCTTCTTCACGTTCCTTTTTAAGTATCTCATCTATCCGGTTTTCCCTGTTATCCTTCTTTTCAAACTTCTTATACAGTATGAATTTGAGGATAAAAAGCAGTACCCCGGCAGCAAGAAATATATAATGGAACGGTTCTTTATAAATTCCCACATTAATTACAAATATGTACACAGCCATATATGATGCCGCATCCGTAATCGCATATGCCATATATCTGTACATCTGTCTTCCTGAAAACTCTTCAAATGTCCTGTTAATCATAGGTTCAACAAAATCGCTTAAAACCACAGCTAAAAGAATCCATATTCCAAGTATCAGCTTATAATAAATTTCATTATTATGTCCCGATAGCGATTGGACAATGGCATATATTACAGCCACAATCATCATTGAATATACTATTATATCAAAGGAAACTTTCTTGTTTTTATCCATATCTTTACCTCCGGCTCCCTGAATTATAACATACAGACTTGTAAAAAAAAAGCCGGAATGATACATTATTATAAAACATAATGTTAAGGAGAATTGCAGATGAACCTTCCGGAAGATCCAATTATATTATTAAGCTATATAAATACCAAACTTCGTGACGAATGTAAAAGCCTTGACGGCTTCTGTGATAAATACGAAGTCGACAAGGCTTTAATCACTTCAAAACTTAAATCAGCCGGTTATATATATAACAAGGCCATTAATCAGTTTGTCTGACAGCTGTCAGTCCGTTTCCCGTATCATCGATGAGAATTGTATCTCCCGGTGCTACGGAATTCGCAAGAATTAATTTAGCGCAAAGGGTTTCTACTGTCTTTTGCAGATAACGTTTAAGAGGTCTTGCTCCGTATACAGGGTCATAACCTCCCGCTATTATTCCTGCTTTGGCACTGTCAGAAAGTTTTACTGTTATTTCTTTATCTTCAAGACGTGCATTAAGTTCTTTCATAAGAAGATTAATAATGTTACCTATATTGTCTTTTGTCAATGGCTTAAACATTATTATTTCATCAAGCCTGTTAAGAAATTCCGGTCTGAATGATGCTCTTAAATCATTCATAACAAGTTTTTCACATTCAGGCTTAATCTCACCGTTTTCACCAATACCATCAAGGAGGTACTGCGAACCTAAGTTAGATGTCAGGATAATAATGGTATTCTTAAAATCTACGGTACGTCCTTTTGAATCGGTTACACGTCCGTCATCAAGTACCTGTAAAAGTACGTTGAATACATCAGGATGTGCTTTTTCAATTTCATCAAAAAGAACAACTGAGTAAGGTTTTCTTCTTACTGCTTCCGTAAGCTGGCCGCCTTCCTCATAGCCTACATATCCCGGAGGCGCACCGATGAGTCTTGACACTGAATATTTCTCCATGTACTCACTCATATCAATTCTGACAATATTATTTTCATCATCAAAAAGGCTGGCTGCAAGCGTCTTTGCAAGTTCTGTTTTACCTACACCGGTAGGTCCGAGGAACAGGAATGAACCGATTGGCTTGCCAGGATCCTTAATTCCCGCTTTGGACCTCATAATAGCTTCCGTAACTTTTCTTACAGCCTCATCCTGTCCAACAACTCTCTTATGGAGTTCATTTCCCAGATTAAGAGTCTTATTACGTTCGCTTTCATTAAGTCTTGTAACAGGAATTCCTGTCCATTTTGATACAATCTTACCGATTTCATCTTCAGTTACACACTCATGCACAAGAGTAAGTTCTCTTTCTTTGACAATCTTTTCTTCCTCTGCCAGTTGTTTCTGTAAAGCAGGGAGTTTGCCATACTGGAGTTCTGCAGCTTTTTCAAGATTATATTCTCTCTGTGCCTGCTGAATCTGTCCGTTGACACTTTCAATCTCTTCACGGATCTTGCTCAACTTATCAACAGATGACTTCTCGCTTTCCCATTTTGCCTTGCCTGCATCAAGTTTTTCTTTGTCTTCGGCAAGTTCTTCCTGTAACTCAAGAAGTCTCTTTTTACTGATTTCATCTGTTTCTTTCTTTAGTGCTGCCTCTTCAATTTCAAGCTGCATTACCTTTCTTGATAATTCATCAAGTTCGGCAGGCATAGAATCAAGCTCTGTTTTAATAAGTGCACATGCTTCATCAACAAGGTCAATAGCTTTATCAGGCAGGAATCTGTCAGAAATATATCTGTGGGAAAGTACAGCCGCTGCCACAAGTGCATTATCGGCTATCTTTACACCATGATATACCTCATACCTTTCCTTGATACCTCTTAAGATTGATATAGTATCTTCTACTGTTGGTTCGTCAACCGTTACAGGCTGGAAACGTCTTTCAAGTGCAGGGTCTTTTTCTATATACATTCTGTATTCGTCAAGTGTTGTAGCACCTATACAATGAAGCTCACCTCTTGCAAGCATTGGCTTAAGCATATTGCCCGCATCCATTGCACCGTCTGTCTTACCTGCACCGACTATTGTATGAAGTTCATCTATAAACAGGATAATCTGGCCGTCACTCTTCTTTACTTCATCAAGAACGGATTTAAGCCTTTCCTCAAATTCACCTCTATACTTGGCACCAGCAACAAGGGCTCCCATATCAAGGGAAAATACGGTCTTGTCTTTAAGTCCGTCCGGAACATCGCCTCTTACAATTCGCTGTGCAAGGCCTTCAACAACGGCTGTTTTACCTACACCGGGTTCACCTATAAGTACAGGATTATTCTTAGTCTTTCGAGAAAGAATTCTTATCACATTTCTAATCTCATTATCACGGCCTATTACAGGATCCATTTCCTGTTTTTTTGCCTTTTCCACAAGGTCCACACCGTATTTTTCAAGGGTTTCATAAGTTGCTTCCGGATTATCCGTTGTTACTGACTTATCGCCTCTTATACTCTGTAAAACCTGAAGCACACGCTCTCTTGTAATATTATATTTTGCAAATAACCGGGCTACCTCATTATTAGGATACTTAATCAAAGTAAGGAAAAGGTGTTCTACAGATACGAAATTGTCACCCATTGCCTTAGCTTCGTCTTCCGCGCAAAGGAGAACCTTATTAAGAGCCTGACTTATCCTTATCTGGACATCTCCTGATACCTTAGGCTTCTTATCTACAATCTTTTCACAATCTGCAATATACGCTTTCTCATCTATATCCATTTTACGGATCAGACTAAGTATAAGACTATCTTCAATTCTGACAAGGGCATATGCAAGATGTTCGTTGTCTATCTCTGAATTAGAAAATTCATACGCAAGCTTCTCACATTCCTGTACTGCTTCAACTGATTTCTGAGTAAATTTCTGAATATTCATAACAACACTTCCTTTCTAGTGTTCTATATGTTGTAGAACAATTTCTATATTGGTATAGTATCACGTTTAATTAGCACTGTCAATAGGCGAGTGCTAATTTTTTTATTTTTTAATTTAACAACCTGTTTATACCAGCATATATTATACTAAAAAATCTTAAGGAGCATTCCATGCCTATATTTTACAACCAGGCTACGTTAACCTACAACAATAAAACAGCAAATTCCAATGTTGTAACAGGAGAGCTGCTTGAAGTCCTTACAATTACCAAAACTGCATTAAATTCCAACTACGAACCGGGAGACAACGTAACCTATGTTATCAATATAGTTAATTCCGGCACAGCAGCATTGACGGGGCTTACTCTTAAAGATGACCTTGGTGCTTATACCCTTGATGCCAATACACACGTTCCGCTGACATACGTTGAAGATACCATCCAGTATTTTATCAATGGGGTGAGTCAGGCTTCCCCTGTTGTTACAATCGCAGGAGGCTTATCTGTTACAGGTCTTTCCGTACCTGCAGGAGGCAACACAACCCTGTTATACGAAACAAAGGTAAATGATTATGCAAATCCTACGGCATTGAGTACAATAACCAATACTGCAAATCTTTCGGGAGATTCCTTATATAACGATTTATCTGCTTCTGCCACAATTACTGCTGCAGCTGCAACCAATTTAAGCATCTCCAAGTCAGTATGCCCCGACAGTGTTGTTGAAAATGGTCAGCTGACTTATACTTTTGTAATCCAGAATACCGGCTCTTTAGCAGCACAGGCCAGTGATAACGTTGTAATCAGTGATACATTTGATCCTATCCTTAACCCTATTACCGTAACATTTGATAATGTTACGTGGACGGTAGGAACAAATTACAACTATGACACTACAACCGGTGTATTTAACACCATAGCCGGTCAGATAACCGTTCCTGCCGCAACCTATACACAAAATCCTGCTACAGGAATATGGACTCTTACACCGGGTGTAAGCGTTCTTAAAGTCACGGGAACTGTATAAAAAATTGAGCTATGGTACCCATCATAACGTACCATAGCTCTTATTCTTTACTTTGTATTAAACTGTCAGAACCTTTCTGAAATCATTTCGCTGATTTTTGTCTTATCAACATCAAGTGCAAAGGCAAGTTCGCCAAAAAGCTGTTCTTCTGCCTGACGGAAATATTTCTCATCAACAACAGTAACTTTCTTTCCTTCACTTATTCTCTTACATTTTCTGTTATATATGGTCTTAATCATTGAAGCAAGCTTTTCACAATTACATCCTAACAAAGTCTGCTTATAGCAGTTTTCCCTGTCTCTTTCATCTGCTACAACAGTCTCTTCAAGATCAGGAAATATATCTATCAGTTCCTTTGCATCTTCTCTGGAGATAACCTCTCTCATTACTATCCTGCCGTTTTCAACAGGGGCATATATTATTTCCTCTTTATTGTAAACGGGTACCAATGTATAATATATCCTGTCATTATTTATAAGTGACAAAGTTCCTATCCCTTTAACCGAACATACACCATTCTTACCATATACAACCAAATCATTAATTTGAAACATATCATTCACTTCCTATTTATATTAATAATACCCATTTTTTAAAAAAATTTCCAGTCATTTTAATTATTAACATAAATTTTCGTGATTATAACTAAAAACACCCATTATAATTTTTGTGCATTTTTACTGTTCTTATTATTTAATTTATCAACATATTTCTTAGTCTCAAATGCCGCAACCGAACTTAATGCTACCAATGCTATCAGATTCGGGATTGCCATAAGTCCGTTAAATATATCGGCAATTGTCCATACTGCTTTAATTGTCATAAATGGACCGAAAAATACGCAGATAATATATAATATCCTATATCCTTTTACAATATGTAATCTGCCTTTAGTAAGATACTCAAGACATCTTTCACTGTAATAGTTCCAGCCGAGTATTGTAGTGAATGCAAAAAATACGAGACATACCATCAATATAAAAGATGATACCTGTTCAGGGAATGGGAGTCCCTGTCCAAATGCCCGTTCAGTAACAGCATAACCATCAAGTCCTACATTCCATGAACCGGTAATTACGATTGTAAGACCGGTCATTGTACATATAACAATTGTATCGAAAAATGTTCCGAGCATTGATATAAGTCCCTGCTTTGCCGGCTCGTTAGTCTGTGCAGCGGCTGCTGCAATAGGCGCACTGCCAAGCCCTGCCTCATTAGAGAAAACACCTCTTGCAATACCTTTTTGCATAACTACAATTATTGAACCGATTGCACCACCTGTAACCGCAGACGGATTAAATGCGCCTTTGACAATTAACTTAAATGCTCCCGGAACTGCTTTAATATTCAAAACAATGACTATCAATGCAAACAAAACGTAAATAACTGCCATAAAAGGAACTATTACCTGTGCAACAGAAGATATTCTCTTAAGTCCTCCGATAAGTACCAGTGCCACAAATAATGTTATCACAATCGCAGTAATTATTATTGCCCATGAATATTGTGTACCGAATATACTTATAGTATGGCTTTCTGACGGATCAAAAAATGACTTAACCGCATTGGAAATACCATTTATCTGTGTAAATGTTCCTATTCCAAGTAATCCTACGCCTACACCGAATACCGCAAATATCTTGGCAAGCCATTTCCACTTTGGTCCCATACCGTTTTCTATGTAATAAAAAGGTCCGCCTACAATATGTCCATCATCAGATACCTTCCTGTACTTAACAGCAAGCAGACACTCAGCATATTTCGTCGCCATACCTACAAGTGCAGCAACCCACATCCAGAATAACGCTCCCGGGCCGCCTGCCACTATAGCCGTTGCAACACCTACAATATTACCTGTACCTATTGTAGCTGAAAGTGCAGTACATAATGCGCCAAAACTTGATACTTCCCCGTGTCCTTCTCCTTCCTTTGAAAACATATTTTTAAGTCCGTGTCCCAGCTTTCTGAACTGGATTCCTTTAAGTCTTATTGTAAGGAACAAACCCACCGCGAGCAACAGAACAATAAGAGGTGCACCCCATACAATATTATCAACCTTATCCAAAAAAGCTCCTATCTTTTCTAACATCTTTGTTCTCCTTTAAAACTGATTAGTTAACTATATCATTTTTTCTTTTATAATGCAAAAAGATATTGTGTAAAATGTCACGTTGTTATAAAATGTAAATATAAAATAAGAATTGAGGTGAGCAACTAGTATGAAATCAACCAGAAGTAATTGCGGATTCTCATTGGTGGAACTTATTGTTGTAATTGCAATTATGGCTGTTCTAATGGGTATACTTATTCCAACTCTTGTCAAACAGACAAGCAAGTCAAAGCGTTCCGTGGATTCAAATTCCGCACATGAGATTGCTGCATCCGTTAACAGAGTATTATCCACTGACACAGACATCTACTATACTTATTCGGGAGATACCCCATCCAGCTACTCTTTCGTATGGGACTCCGGCACAACAGCCGATGATGTAAGCCAGAATCCGTTTGCGAAAGCGGTTTTTGAAGATTTTGGCCAGGTTATTCCTGTTTCTAAATGGAACCATAACCTGAAATGGATGGTAACATATAACGGTACCACCAGGGATCTTCACATATACCTTGTTAAATCAGCCGATTCAACTAAAGGTTATGAAGTATATCCCGATTCTGCCAGCTATATTTCCAAAGCATCGGAAAAAGATATCGATATATAAGAATAAGCACAAAAACAGAGAAGCACAATCAGAATGCTTCTCTGTTTTGCTTAATATTATACTTTAATCCTACATAAATGTAAGAAGATCTGCAACTTCCTTTCTCTTTGGTGCTGCAGGTGCATCAGCAGGATAACCTAATGCTATCAATGCCGATACTGACTTATCTTCGCCGATACCAAGAACTTCTTTTACTTTTTCTTCATCGTAAATACCCATAACAACGGTTCCGAGTCCTTTTTCGTGTGCCGCAAGACAAAATACCTGTGCTGCCATTCCCGCATCAAACGACTGCCAGTGATCTTTTTTAGAGGTTGAATAACTTCCGTCTCTTTCATATCCGGCTCTCTTATTTACAGTTAATTCAACCATCAGAACAGGTGCGCCCTGTATGTTATTCTTATTGCCTTCATGTCCCATAATACATTCGCCGGCAATCTTATTTTTGATATCATTATCATAAATTGCTATGTACCTTACTGACTGTGAATTCTTCCAGCTTGGTGCAAATCTTGCAATGTCGATGATTTCTTCGATTAATGACCTGTCAACGGGCTTATCCTCATATTTTCTTATGCTACGTCTTGTTTTGATACATTCTATTGCTTCCATAAAAAACCTCCGGAAAATTGATACTGTAATAATACCATATTTTTCCGGAGTTCTCCATACTTTAATTTCTGAATTTTCTATTTGTACGCTTCTTCTATAAAATATTCCTGTGAATTAAGTTTCTTTT
Proteins encoded:
- a CDS encoding phosphodiester glycosidase family protein; this encodes MEESIVRKKKKKTGTAKKVRTIIGRIFAVIGTTLGMMILCIYLIMVVCTHGPSKVARDLFVLSVRESSAGGFLANMVVSKSTIRKIEEGNKVADTNDTTDTSLIVFDKKNNQNAVTDDLDKSGHTPYLEKDGLLFYEVSGSTFAGTMVVVTDPSRVFVGTSGDYKGEAGINVPAICDKYGATLAINAGGFEDIGGVGNGGTPLGIVMSEGQLKYGNVNSSYDLIGFDNNNVFVIGQMTGQQAIDRGIRDAVSFGPFLILNGTPLEVSGMGGGLNPRTAIGQRADGAVLLLIIDGRQTHSLGASMNDLINVMLDFGAVNAANLDGGGSTVLYYDGEIKNKISSIYGARGVPTAIVVK
- a CDS encoding replication-associated recombination protein A translates to MDLFDYMRENNMTKEEPLASRMRPKTLDEVMGQKHIIGKDKLLYRAIKADKLSSIIFYGPPGTGKTTLAKVIANTTSASFRQINATVAGKKDMEDVVNGAKDIMASMGQRTILFVDEIHRFNKGQQDYLLPYVEDGTIILIGATTENPYFEVNKALISRSVVFELKPLEKEDILSIIKTAVYDTKRGMGNYNAVIDDDAAEFLADMSNGDARNALNAVELGIMTTDAGNDGIIHITLDVASQCIQKRVLRYDKDGDNHYDTISAFIKSMRGSDPDAALYYLARMIYAGEDPKFIARRICICASEDVGNADPCAIQVAVSAFLAVERIGMPESQIILAQACTYVATAPKSNTAYHGIELAMDYVAKHRTAQVPPYLQDAHYKDAAKLDRGTGYLYAHDYKNHYVKQQYLPDEVVGNTFYYPSDNGYEETIKKHLYRIRKEAEEDNEE
- a CDS encoding polysaccharide deacetylase family protein translates to MKKFCMVLLILACLIAFLFVCGTIDEETETKTKSVSVYDEKTVAVTFDDGPGAESTMMLLDGLKERNVRAAFFLVGENIKGHEDIVKRMHDEGHIIGNHTYTHVILTKIPQEKALEEIYNTNKIIEEITGEKVKYIRPPCGEWNNDMFFQVDLQPVFWNVDPLDWKRKDVGGIVEDVVKNVRSGDIILLHDIYDTSVAAALEIIDRLKDKGFVFVTVDEILIS
- a CDS encoding DUF4250 domain-containing protein: MNLPEDPIILLSYINTKLRDECKSLDGFCDKYEVDKALITSKLKSAGYIYNKAINQFV
- the clpB gene encoding ATP-dependent chaperone ClpB; this encodes MNIQKFTQKSVEAVQECEKLAYEFSNSEIDNEHLAYALVRIEDSLILSLIRKMDIDEKAYIADCEKIVDKKPKVSGDVQIRISQALNKVLLCAEDEAKAMGDNFVSVEHLFLTLIKYPNNEVARLFAKYNITRERVLQVLQSIRGDKSVTTDNPEATYETLEKYGVDLVEKAKKQEMDPVIGRDNEIRNVIRILSRKTKNNPVLIGEPGVGKTAVVEGLAQRIVRGDVPDGLKDKTVFSLDMGALVAGAKYRGEFEERLKSVLDEVKKSDGQIILFIDELHTIVGAGKTDGAMDAGNMLKPMLARGELHCIGATTLDEYRMYIEKDPALERRFQPVTVDEPTVEDTISILRGIKERYEVYHGVKIADNALVAAAVLSHRYISDRFLPDKAIDLVDEACALIKTELDSMPAELDELSRKVMQLEIEEAALKKETDEISKKRLLELQEELAEDKEKLDAGKAKWESEKSSVDKLSKIREEIESVNGQIQQAQREYNLEKAAELQYGKLPALQKQLAEEEKIVKERELTLVHECVTEDEIGKIVSKWTGIPVTRLNESERNKTLNLGNELHKRVVGQDEAVRKVTEAIMRSKAGIKDPGKPIGSFLFLGPTGVGKTELAKTLAASLFDDENNIVRIDMSEYMEKYSVSRLIGAPPGYVGYEEGGQLTEAVRRKPYSVVLFDEIEKAHPDVFNVLLQVLDDGRVTDSKGRTVDFKNTIIILTSNLGSQYLLDGIGENGEIKPECEKLVMNDLRASFRPEFLNRLDEIIMFKPLTKDNIGNIINLLMKELNARLEDKEITVKLSDSAKAGIIAGGYDPVYGARPLKRYLQKTVETLCAKLILANSVAPGDTILIDDTGNGLTAVRQTD
- a CDS encoding DUF11 domain-containing protein, encoding MPIFYNQATLTYNNKTANSNVVTGELLEVLTITKTALNSNYEPGDNVTYVINIVNSGTAALTGLTLKDDLGAYTLDANTHVPLTYVEDTIQYFINGVSQASPVVTIAGGLSVTGLSVPAGGNTTLLYETKVNDYANPTALSTITNTANLSGDSLYNDLSASATITAAAATNLSISKSVCPDSVVENGQLTYTFVIQNTGSLAAQASDNVVISDTFDPILNPITVTFDNVTWTVGTNYNYDTTTGVFNTIAGQITVPAATYTQNPATGIWTLTPGVSVLKVTGTV
- a CDS encoding CarD family transcriptional regulator, whose amino-acid sequence is MFQINDLVVYGKNGVCSVKGIGTLSLINNDRIYYTLVPVYNKEEIIYAPVENGRIVMREVISREDAKELIDIFPDLEETVVADERDRENCYKQTLLGCNCEKLASMIKTIYNRKCKRISEGKKVTVVDEKYFRQAEEQLFGELAFALDVDKTKISEMISERF
- a CDS encoding alanine/glycine:cation symporter family protein; translated protein: MLEKIGAFLDKVDNIVWGAPLIVLLLAVGLFLTIRLKGIQFRKLGHGLKNMFSKEGEGHGEVSSFGALCTALSATIGTGNIVGVATAIVAGGPGALFWMWVAALVGMATKYAECLLAVKYRKVSDDGHIVGGPFYYIENGMGPKWKWLAKIFAVFGVGVGLLGIGTFTQINGISNAVKSFFDPSESHTISIFGTQYSWAIIITAIVITLFVALVLIGGLKRISSVAQVIVPFMAVIYVLFALIVIVLNIKAVPGAFKLIVKGAFNPSAVTGGAIGSIIVVMQKGIARGVFSNEAGLGSAPIAAAAAQTNEPAKQGLISMLGTFFDTIVICTMTGLTIVITGSWNVGLDGYAVTERAFGQGLPFPEQVSSFILMVCLVFFAFTTILGWNYYSERCLEYLTKGRLHIVKGYRILYIICVFFGPFMTIKAVWTIADIFNGLMAIPNLIALVALSSVAAFETKKYVDKLNNKNSKNAQKL
- a CDS encoding type II secretion system protein — protein: MKSTRSNCGFSLVELIVVIAIMAVLMGILIPTLVKQTSKSKRSVDSNSAHEIAASVNRVLSTDTDIYYTYSGDTPSSYSFVWDSGTTADDVSQNPFAKAVFEDFGQVIPVSKWNHNLKWMVTYNGTTRDLHIYLVKSADSTKGYEVYPDSASYISKASEKDIDI
- a CDS encoding nitroreductase family protein, with translation MEAIECIKTRRSIRKYEDKPVDRSLIEEIIDIARFAPSWKNSQSVRYIAIYDNDIKNKIAGECIMGHEGNKNNIQGAPVLMVELTVNKRAGYERDGSYSTSKKDHWQSFDAGMAAQVFCLAAHEKGLGTVVMGIYDEEKVKEVLGIGEDKSVSALIALGYPADAPAAPKRKEVADLLTFM